The genomic window GGACGAGGCTGCCACTTCCAGATCCGATGCTGCTTGTTTGGACTGTCTTGCTTTTGTTTGCTGAGACAGCCGTCACTGTCAGTGTGGAGGAGTGTTAACATTGGAGCTGCTGGGAATTCCTCCAttgtttttccctcctttttccgTCACAAAGAGCCGAGAAGTGGATGCCTGGATTTTTCGGTGGCTGTGTGCCGGCGCAGAGTGCTTACCTCAGGATTTGCAGTAGAGGGGGGGGTATGATAAACAGCTGCGAGGGGAGGACGGTGTGCACTGCAGCATCAGACTGGCATCTCTTGTTCTGTGGTGGAGATTTTTTTGTGCTCCTCGAGGTCGCACACATGCACGTATTTcacacccagcagcagcagcaagctgCGTTCTGCACACACCGATGGATTACTGCTACTTTAAGGACGGGCTCGCCGCCTGCTGAGGGAGAAAAGATGCTGATTTAAGAAGAACCGGAGCGCTCTTTGTTTTGGGAGTAGAAGACAGGACGAGCAACTTCAGGATTAAAACAGAGACTCGGGCGACAGGATGACGGCCGCATTGAGCTGAAACCGCCCCCTcctgctccctccctcctccagtCTAAACATGAACTCTTCCTCCAATGCGAACCAAAGCGGCTCTCCCCCGTTCTGCCTGCTGGGCGCCGTGGGTTACTCCCGCAGCCTGGACACCTGCGTGCTGGAGGTGGTCgtcatcctcttcctcaccgTGCTCATCATTGCCGGCAACCTGGTGGTGATCTTCGTCTTCCACTGCGCCCCACTGCTGCACCACCACACCACCAGCCACTTCATCCAGACCATGGCCTACGCCGACCTGCTGGTAGGCGTCAGCTGCCTGGTGCCCTCGCTGTCCCTCCTCCACTACCTCCGTGGCCTGAATGAGGAGCTCACCTGCAAGGCGTTTGGCTACATGGTCTCTGTGCTGAAGAGCGTCTCTATGGCGTCACTGGCGTGCATCAGCGTGGACCGCTACATTGCCATCACACGCCCTCTGTCATATGCCACGCTGGTGACACCGTGCCGGCTGAGGGTGTGCATCGTTCTTATCTGGGTTTACTCTGCTTTGATCTTCCTGCCATCCTTTTTCGGCTGGGGGAAGCCAGGTTACCATGGGGACATATTTCAATGGTGCGCAGACTCGTGGAAAACCAACCCGGGGTTCAGCACCTTCATCGTGGCGCTGCTTTATGCACCAGCGGCGCTCACCGTCTGCTTCACCTACGGGAGTATATTTCGGATCTGCCGACAGCACACGAGGGAGATCACCCAGCGCCATGCCCGCTTCAGCTCGCAAACGGAGGGTGATAAAGGCGAGCGTGGGGATCGCTGCGACGGCTGCACGGACAAACGCTACGCCATGGTGCTGTTCCGCATCACCAGCGTCTTCTACATGCTGTGGATGCCGTACATCCTCTACTTCCTCCTGGAGAGCGCTGGGCTGTATCACCACAAGGTGGCTTCCTTCCTCACGACATGGTTGGCAATTAGCAACAGCTTCTGTAACTGTGTCATCTACAGCCTCTCCAACAGCGTCTTCCGGAAGGGCCTCGGCCGCCTCTTCAGCCCGCTGTTTCCTGCCTGCCTCAGCTGCGTGGACGCGAAGAAGGCTCCAGCTCCTGTTGTCCCGCGACCAGACCCTCGATGCCAAGTATGAGCCCTGACGACGACGGATTCGGTTCGGTCACTTTGGAGGCATCGGCCCTCTGTGGTTGTGCTGCGCAGCATGACACAGGTCTTTTTGGTCCCACAGTGAGATGTGGCGAGGACCTGCACAGAGCCCAGAGAGGTGCCCGTGCAGATGCCTGTTGGTTGTCTCAAAGGCTGATTTTACGGAGGCTGTGAAGCTTTCTTGAATGCTCCTCAGTGTGATGCTGCTCTTTATCACAAGCTGACGACACGGAGTTGAGAAGTTTGATCCTGATGACGGAAGCGGACTGTCGGAATAAGATTCATGTGTCACTTCAGAGGATTTAATAAACACTCCTGCCTGCACTGACTCCACAACTCAGAACCcagatgcaaaaaaaaggaaagcacAGTGCGACTTGTGTTGTGTGATCCACcgaaatgcaaaaaataatttagATCTTTTCAAGCCTGACTGAACAATCTGCAAATTATCTTGGTTCTTTCAGGGTAGAATTAggtgatgcaaaaaaaaaaattgttaacACTTGAAACAGACTGCTGATCTGTTTCCCTTAGGGAACTTCAGATGCTAATGAGCGTCTGAAAAATCATCCATCTGATAATCAGCCTGTGTGAGAGTGGAAAATGTGTATCAGATGGACGTTAAGCTCATTTCTCAGAGAGAAGATTGAGGTTTCTTTctgagcttgtgtgtgttttagctgGGTGTTAGTGGGAAGCTCCAAGTATGTTTACACAGTCTCGGGTTTCACATGAAATAGTTGATTTAAGAATTAGCTTTACTTTCTAAGATGGCCGCTGACCCGGGACGTTTTCCTGCCAGCAGACGGCGGCGTATCCTCGTCAGAGAcaataaatcatatttatttggAGGGTTGTAttctgtgtttcctcctcaggttTATCAGCAAGTTCTTTGTTAAGCCTCCGGGCTGTTTGCCTTTTGTTCTCAGCCGTACACGACTCTTAAATCACAAGCCACGTAGCGTCTTAAGATAATCACCTCCTGACATGTCGAGTGTTGATAATGAATCTGCTGTCTGCCTCCATGCAAAGACTAACTTCACTGTAGTCTGTTACTTTATTGCTCATATCTGTGTTTCAACCCTCCGGCAGCTGATCGCTGTTCAGATCAGTGTGAAGTGGAGAGAAGTGTTATCGCCGTGCATCACGAGCCCGACCTCACAGTGTAAGAGGGTCAGAGCACTTTTTCTGACAGCCAGTGACCGCGTGTGACTTCATGTAAATACACTTCAGAGTTTAAATATTTGAACAGCGGCTAACTGGGCCCTTTGGGGGCCCCTGATGTACAAAGTAGACCTCAAGGGTTAGAGATGATACTGTGGATGAAGTGTTTATGTTTTATAAGataatttatttgtcacagcCAAGAGGTCTGATGTGCTGCACTCGAGATTAAACCTGTCTTTTTGTAATGATGAGAAGTTTCTTTATAACCTGCAGGAAGGTTTAAAATGTGGAGTTTGGAGTTAAAGTCacaatgaaatgtgtttttcagagcGTCTTGCTCCTGAATTTGACGTAGTTGTGGTCGAAAaggacaagaaaacaaacaaacaaacttaacGAGACGATCGTTCAGAAAGAAGACTCAATAACACACTCTAGCTAAAAGTAAATGGACACCAGAGACCACATACGTTTAAAGACGTTCTGTCATTTTGGGCTCTTTTACATCCAGTGATTGTAAATTTCAATGCAAAGCATATACTGGTATAACAGGCAAAACACAGCAGTTGACCACAATATAATTtttttaccatctaaaaaacattatGCGATAGAAATGTATATTTCCCATGACAGCTGCATGCAGAAACTTCCAGTAAATTTGAAAACTGAACCGAAAACCAAACAGTTGCTCCACTCTGGTGTTGTAATTTACTGTGTGCtttatttattggtttattAAAAGGTATACTAGGCCAGAACTATTGGTTACTGTCTGTAAAAGTAAAAGCTAACCCGGGATTTATTCTCAGTCTGAAACTAGTTCTGTCCGCTTGGCATTTTGCCTCACTGTATTTGTGTTATTGCAGTGCTGTGTCATAGCTTCCTCTTCAGTGCCTGCTGCtgacggtctggcacctggtttttataaagtcctgatctcacctgtgtgctgtgcCCAGTAGGGCTGCGTATGGCTACTTAATACCTTTACAGAAATAACCTAGTAGTATCGAAATGTCTTCGgtcaaacgatacctgcattCAGTCCTTTTTGCGCTGGGCGTCTGATCCTGGATTGTCGTCTCCAGAGCGGCTCTGGAGTCAGTGGTCAGTACAACGTCTGCCCGCTTAGCATGAGCTagcacagcagcaacaacagcgaACGTCCAACACTGAGTTGTTAAACAGTTCCAaaaaaactcacactgacactggaACCACGTGACTgttaggtaatgttagccatgtgatgcaaACAATTTGCCCAGCATAAAGCTCTAACTCCTCATATAGTGTGGTTTGGTGAGATGCCACAGAACGTTTAAAAGTATGGCTATACCACAAGCCCATGCTCTCACTGTAAGTGTTCTGATATCCTAAAAATGATACCTTGCCCTCGTGCCCATGAACGTCCTCAATGCAGAAAATAAGACAATCCAGACAGGTCAGAgactctgcagataaataaaccgccacacactgagagtgggtcgTACTGTAAGTGGTGCTCGAGAGCGATTACTATATTTTTTAGGGAAATCCTGCAGAGCATACCTTCAACAGAGAAAGctcacattaataaacatttgcTGCCAGCGAGCCAGAAATAGCCAAAAGGCTGAAGAACCTGCTGTTCCATTTCCTGCTGGAGAAACCACCAGCTAGGCACGAGAGCTTTATCAAGTCTGGGTTAGCCGTAGCTTAAGAGGCAGTTTTACTTTTTCCTTGATGAACAGACTTCTTGATAATATGACCCCACATTAATAAGGCTGTAGCTAATTCAAGCATGATGGAGTAGTGCCTGCTTAACTGGTCTCGCTGAAAATTAAGTCTACAGTGGAGTTCACATGATTTATTGTGGTCAAACTACTTATAAATCCCTGTATACATTACATTTACTGTGTTGGTTTCAAGGTAATTATCAACAGATACTGGGTTGAGAGCTTGAAGAACACGTCTGGTTTGTCTGCACTGAATTATTTTCACACATTTCCTGAACATGGTCCAAATACATAGTGCAGATTTAAGGTGTTATGTTTGTTCTGTGCCAAGAGTTTAGAAATACATCACATCTATCTGTTACACAGTTTCCCGGCCGGCCTGAATATGTTAAACCCTTCAGCTTTTCTGTAGGGTGCCCACAGATACTTGGTCGTACCGTCTATGAAATATGTAcgaaatgtgattttaaatgtattccTTGCAGGATTTTGATAAACAGACATGAGGAAAATTAAAAGATCTGGATTTGTTGTCATACATGTGTACTGTCACAAGGGCTATCCCTGTAGAATCACTGAAAAAGTCAAGATTGAAAGCTCGTTCTTGACCATGGAAgccaacccagtcaccagagaaaatgttgtatgtttctgcaaaacacagatgCGTTGTATTTCTATGTTATTATGAAGTGGATACATcaaattttatgttttaacaatgctgtggttataTGGTTCAGTTTAGCCACACaggtcatgttttggcctaaaatacccAGTTCTGGGTGCACAATCCAAtttggaaatgcagcaatgtctcaacAGCTCTTTGTGCCACTGTCCCGCTGGAAATAAAAAGCATCCACATGTGgtgcctgaaaagctgctggaaacacagcaatgaaaaaacaatctgttttgtttgttggtcttgaacagtggtctgcagcttaggAGGCGATGCTGTCTCCCTCgacatcccctccacctcctgatgacagagTCAGCTCACATACTGCATCACGTTAGAAACGTTTACGATACATGTGCAGTGTCGGGAAGGTTAGTTTTGAAATTTAATGACAGATTAatagttaccctgttaaaaatataataagtaatttaactattttaactacttcatcaaagtaatgtaacgtattacatttgattacttttattaTGTGACTTACTGGGGTTACATTTACCAACCTGTAGAGGTTTTGTCAGATTTGATATcgagcattttaatgttgacaGCAGTAGTGTCAGAGCCTTTTCTGATTTCAGAAGGAAAATATAGTTAAATTCTCGCACTAAAGGAATTATGTCTTACAACACGGTAGTCGGCTGGTCATAGCCAGGCAATGGCAGACTTAAAGAGGTACTTCACTTATTTTTAGAGATGTACtaataccactttttccttacAGAtaccgatccctgaaccttaggtatctgccgataccgagtaccgatccaataccagcgcgtaaaataaaaatggatgggatatgaactgttttatgtctcaactcctaaaactctctgtaaaatattaagaaataaatacataatagtagaatgaatgccataaaacttttttttaaattgttattaTCCAGttttgacacagatcaagacacaggttaaagtgcagccacacaatttggtaaaaagacatttccaaggctacagtagaatgctttttaaactccgtttgcgtttcgtttgcctgtaaatgctttttaaactccgtttgcgtttcgtttgcctgtagcgtgcgtatgtgtaatgacgtgaggcgttacgtggtatcggattggtcataggttGTTCTCGCCAATACctgataccgcattttaggcagtatcggatgcatttccgatactggtatctgtatcggtacaactctacttattttcaaccagctctgtgtaagaacagtgtgggtagtatgtgtcaATGAACTGTACTAAGCTTCTCTCCATCTAACCACTGCCCAGGTCTCCCTCCTCGCCCACCGGCGAAACTCTGCCAGATGATGTAATTTACGTCATGACACAGATTACGTCATCCAGCGGAGTTTTGCTGGCCTtcgggctgttgctcaaactacaggctTTACTTGCAAACacagagtatagaagcagatcaagagCCGACCCGCCCGCCTCGAACTCAAACCAGAAtctgatcaaacagtaaaaaaaggcagtgctgGTTGAACATATATAAAGATTGTGTTACTGcactgcctgtttctcaccaacagtgtttttagaaacatattttagagccgtttttagctgtaatagcgaggatttgtgaacaggaagtgggcaccacactgtttcctgcacagtgaaaatggTGGCTGAAAAATCTGAGATCAAATAGTAAAACTTAGCAGCGCtgattaaatgtaaattaaGATTCTGTAACTAAGTTGCCCATTTCTCTCctgagatgttttcagaaacatgttttagctcactgtttaactgtcaGAGATCAAGATNggttaaagtgcagccacacaatttggtaaaaaagacatttccaaagctacagtagaatgctttttaaactccgtttgcgtttcgtttgcctgtagcgtgcgtatgcgtaatgacgtgaggcattacgtggtatcagATTGGTCATAGGTTGTTCTCGCCAATACctgataccgcattttaggcagtatcggatgcatttccgatactggtatctgTATCGGTACAGCTCTACttattttcaaccagctctgtgtaagaacagtgtgggtagtatgtgttaATAAACTGTACTAAGCTTCTCTCCATCTAACCACTGCCCAGGTCTTCTTCCTCACCCACCGGCGAAACTCTGCCAGATGATGTAATTTACGTCATGACACAGATTATGTCATCCAGCGGAGTTTTGCTGGCCCtcgggctgttgctcaaactacaggctTTACTTGCAAACacagagtatagaagcagatcaagagCCGACCCGCCCGCCTCGAACTCAAACCAGAAtctgatcaaacagtaaaaaaaggcagtgctgGTTGAACATATATAAAGATTGTGTTACTGcactgcctgtttctcaccaacagtgtttttagaaacatattttagagcCGTTTTTAGCTGTAATAGCGAGGATTTGTGACCAGGAAGTGGGCACCacactgtttcctgcacagtgaaaatggTGGCTGAAAAATCTGAGATCAAATAGTAAAACTTAGCAGCGCtgattaaatgtaaattaaGATTCTGTAACTAAGTTGCCCATTTCTCTCctgagatgttttcagaaacatgttttagctcactgtttaactgtcaGAGATCAAGATAATTTTTTTCCAGCCAGCTGCTTTTGTTTCAAACTAACGTGTTCGCATTTGTTGCTCACACGGAGGAGCATTTATTGGCCCGGtgcggcgcagtgcattctggtagttgtagttttttctccctcttgagcaaaagctttctttttctctgttttctctggttctTTAGCACCAATGTCAAAATCATTTGCGTCTTCCTACTGCAGAGACATCCTAGTTTTATTAAGaggccatctttccagcagtgaagtaCCTCTTTAAGTTGCTCAGAGCAATGCTCGTTGATTTTATTGCCAGACTGGAGGCAGTGTAAGTTTAGACAAGAGAACTGATCAAAATGTGCCCGTCCACACAGATCCTTGTAAGCCACCCTACCCTTGACGGTGTTGTATTTAAATTTGTTTACAGTAGATTAcagtaacatttattttgtaatttagttACGTAACTGTTGTTAATAAGTTATCCCCCAACACTGTGCATATGAAACTtagaaatgtaatgtatctgtggtttgtagaaacatagCAACTTTCTCCTCTGGTGACTGGTGTGCTGAAACAATCACACACTCTTCCTCAGCAGAATTTATTTGTCACTGACTTTTTcaaaaagtcattttatttcattgtgacTTTAAATGCAGCTATTTCTTTAAGGTGGTGAGAAactattatttgttttacattttctcTCTAGAGATGCCACATTTCACTGCAGGGGttcaggggtcagaggtcagagtaAGGTTAGGGGTCAGAGTTTAACGGTAGGACTTTTCCGGTGCAACAGACTCACCAGCTGCTGTCAGGGGAATTGAACCCCCCACCGACCCTGCTGCCCCCACTATGTCCTATTTATATAACGTTTTCTATGTAACGGTATGTGTTATGTAACTGCTATGAAATGTAATTTCCTGCAAAGTGTTGACATGTTTGATCTGTGCTTGATCTGTTGTGAAAGACGCTCCACGGACAGATTTTTTCCTGCATGATTCAGTCTGGATCGATGTTTCTGTCTCATGATGCTACTGAGAGCAACTTACTGACTGTACTTGTTGTCTTAGTATCCTGACTACTGTTGTGTAACACAGATGGCTTATCATGTTTTCTTACGAGGGCAATGAGTTCCTGCTCATGTTAGGAAACCCTCTGGCCGGCCTGTGATCTCCTCCTGTCGCTGCTGTCGGGACGAAATGATGCAAATCTGCAGAAAGTAAAGTTTCATAAAGagcttaaaacaacaaaaacatttttatttgaagtTACACAATCAGAGTTTGAAGAGCCGAAGCATCAAAGGTCTTATATAAGGTGCAAATGTCTGAATGAACACTTTAAACATTCGCAGATTTGTGTGATTTTTCCTCGACAGCAGTGCGATGCTGCTCAGCTGTGGGACTCAGGGCAATACAGCTTGCTGGTGTTCCCTCAAACCACAAACCAATCAGTAAAAGCAGAAGAAAAATCTGAATGAAAGGGCTTTCACTATCTTAACTCTGGTTGAGCCGTTTGCTATTCAGCATGTGATCTGAACAAGTTGCTGCAGATTATTGTAAATATGGAGGTGTAACAGTCTGATTAAAATGAGATGTTGAGTCTGAGTCTGTGTTTTGGATTGATTTGGTACCAAACATCCTCAAAATGCACCTTTAAATATTCATCATAGAACAGTTGGGAAGGgctatttactttattaatccctcaaCAACTCTGAATACAGCGTGGGAGGGAGACTTGATTCCTTAATTGGGACAGCATCTGGTTGAGTGCTAACCAGCACTAACCAGTGACCATTTTAGGGAGCGGGTGATTTCCTGGCTGGCTGTCACCAATGAAGGTAGTCATGGAGATGCTGCTCTGCATCCACActggatttgtgtgtgttacctgtggtGGCCGTGACATGTGAAGTCAAAGAGGAAGAGGCAGGGGGTCTCAATTGTTTGAACGCACATCATGAGCACCTGATTTTTCTTGTTGCGTTCTCGTTGTATCACTTCTCCTCACATTTGCAGCTCAGTTATGACCAAAGCAGTAACAGATACTTTATGGCTGTACTTTACTGATTTGATGCTGCACGCCATCTTATCTTTTTgtatctgtttttctttaacgATGCATATCGGCATAAAATTAAACCTTAGCATTCCTTTCTGCAGCCTCATAGACTACAGAGAAGgagtggaaaaaaacagcaagtaAAACTAGTTTTGCTTTACGTACATAAACAAGCCTTCTTAGACTTAGGGGAGACTTTCGATCCGTAGAACCTTTTTTAATTATGATATCTTGAGGTGAAAGTTAAATGGACCATTTTGAAAATGCCAGTTGTTACCAAAATTTAGTGTTATTTAGGCCACTTTCCAACAATTTATGCCGACATAATTAGTACCATTGGAtgtcttaagcccagttcagaccaaagattcaccatgagacgagttgaaaaaagcaactacttgcaatgtgctgtTCTGCAGGGTTCTacaaaacctgccggttcacaccaatgcaactagatgagacggtgtatcatctctagtcaacaactctctgtgcttctgatctgtgacgctgacaggaagtgaccaccatgagacggcgtatcgtctctagtcaacaactctctgtgcttctgatctgtaacgttgacaggaagtgaccaccatgagacggcgtatcgtctctagtcaacaactctctgtgcttctgatctgtaacgttgacaggaagtgaccaccatgagacggcgtatcatctctagtcaacaacagTACTTCtgatctgatttgcagcttttcagactcattttgtggctgaatataatttgtagcttcttaaaatctgaatgaggatagtgatagtgagatactggctacagtgatgaaacaaaaccagcatcagatggactgtattcataatcaatacaccacaataatattaataaacagcactgattcatcagtcaatgagaatgtgtgtgtgtgggcggggcataagcacatacagccagcagcagtgacccaccgtccgacaccggcacactgtgaggacagaaacaagAGGGCTTGACtaggacggagcacctgctgcattAAGCGAGcacgccgtctgtggtcattttgacttgaccagcggacttcactacaagctgattggctgttggaACAGTTGACGTGCCTTAAAACCAGCAGCCAGTAATTTGACCAGTTGAGTcccaggtgacaccatcagccggcttgagtcgagctcagaccggccagttcacataACCTATAGTAcatttttctgtaattttaaagggacagttcaccccaaaatcaaaaatctgtttcGTCTTACATGTAGTGATGTGTATCAGTCTAGACTGGTTTGGTGTGAGGTGCACAGTGTTGGGAGATATCgtccgtagagatgtctgccttctctcccgTATAATGGCAgcagatggcactcggcttgtcgtgctcaaagcaccaaaaaatacatttgaaggAACTACTTTTTCTCTACCGAACTACAACTGCCagctgtatcactgcgcagaaggaagcgtgcatctactcatggatgagaggctcgtgctgcgcaagatgtaaatattaatggtgTAACTTTTGTTTATTACTTTGATGCCTATAACTCCACAgtcattttaaattttacttCCCAACAATATAAAATCATACATGAAAATAGAATTGTTTCTAGTCTGGCAGGTTGTTTTTAGCCAGATTACAAATCACTTGTTTAATCCCACTACAGCTGATTCCAGATGGTTTGTAGTGAAGTGCCAACACACTCTGCTCTGCCCCCTCTGTGTCCCTCTGCAGAGAGTCCTGCTTTATTTAGCTCATATGACTCTTTCTGTGCCAAAGCAACTGTCCCGCTGTGCTCACATGATGTGACTGTTTGATGCCATTGATTAGGCTCACATGAAAGTTATTGATCGGGAGCACAGTGAACATCTCGGACAATGTGGAATTGTTCcagtgagggttttttttttttggtcctaACTGTGTGCTCCAGGCTTCAGAGCGTCCACAACAGCAGCATGTGGTCCAAGACAAATGTTGATTTGTGTTGATACAGACCTCTCTTCAGTAATGTTGTGATGATGCAACAATAACCGTTTCTAAAAGCCAATACTAATATTTTTGTCCTGACATGAATTGATGAGTTTGACAATTTTCATGCCTGGAAAATGTCTCTGAAAGAGCATTAGTTCTTCACTGGACACTAAAAGCAAAAATTAACTAATGGACCCATAATGAGCCTATTTTCCTCCCACTCTGTACAATGTG from Epinephelus moara isolate mb chromosome 8, YSFRI_EMoa_1.0, whole genome shotgun sequence includes these protein-coding regions:
- the LOC126393844 gene encoding probable G-protein coupled receptor 21; protein product: MNSSSNANQSGSPPFCLLGAVGYSRSLDTCVLEVVVILFLTVLIIAGNLVVIFVFHCAPLLHHHTTSHFIQTMAYADLLVGVSCLVPSLSLLHYLRGLNEELTCKAFGYMVSVLKSVSMASLACISVDRYIAITRPLSYATLVTPCRLRVCIVLIWVYSALIFLPSFFGWGKPGYHGDIFQWCADSWKTNPGFSTFIVALLYAPAALTVCFTYGSIFRICRQHTREITQRHARFSSQTEGDKGERGDRCDGCTDKRYAMVLFRITSVFYMLWMPYILYFLLESAGLYHHKVASFLTTWLAISNSFCNCVIYSLSNSVFRKGLGRLFSPLFPACLSCVDAKKAPAPVVPRPDPRCQV